The following proteins are co-located in the Flammeovirga kamogawensis genome:
- a CDS encoding cellulase family glycosylhydrolase, with protein MKLLKLSFLLGCIFMLSLVGTSLKTNAQVSSNGLLQVSGNKVVNSSGQSVSFAGPSLFWSNNGWGGEKYYNAGVVSWVKSDWNAGIIRAAMGVEDGGGYFDDPSGNKARVEAVVNAAIANDMYVIIDWHSHHANEHDWAAAYSFFEEMAQKYGHLPNVMYEVFNEPLQVSWSQGIKPYAESMISAIRKHDPDNIVIVGTPTWSQDVDQAANDPINQANIAYTLHFYAGSHGQSLRDKANYALSRGLALFVTEWGSVNANGDGGVNYGETNAWVSWMKQNGISHCNWSINDKAEGASALFPGASSNGGWGSLTASGSFAKEIMQSYTGNGNGDSGGDDEIITGNCQTVALPGTVQAESFCRAQGVQTEATSDNGGGENIGYIDDGDWLEYTVNVPSAGTYDVEFRIASEGGNNQFRLDQNEGNDILVTVNVPSTGGWQNWQTVNATLTFNSAGEQAFGLYAITGGFNINWVKFSSQDVGCTSTGLQTITLTPASSSVSVGETVQFSATGIDNCGNDLAISPSWSSNAPNGVFTANNEGTATVTVSSNGVSASATVTVTNGDVVTGDYAVSSNGRLQVNGNRINNRNGQSVSFAGNSFFWSNNGWGGEKYYNADVVNWLKSDWNSTIVRAAMGVEDPGGYLDDRAGNKAKVETVVDAAIAADMYVIIDWHSHHAENYTGDAVQFFTEMAQKYGNNDNVIYEIYNEPLGVSWSGTIKPYAEQVISAIRAVDPDNLIIVGTPTWSQDVDQAANDRINDNNVAYTIHFYAATHKQYLRDKAAYALSQGVALFATEWGTVEASGDGAVDSNETWAWVDFMKANGISHCNWSINDKAEGASALNPGASANGGWSSLTASGNLTKEIIKSYGTIDPCTDCDPCTDCDPVDPTTIRLEAENYTFMSGVQVEDCSEGGQNVGYLDAGDWLAFHNVNIPTAGNYTISYRVASAVGGGKVQLEGNEGQTVFGSVDVPNTGGWQNWQTVSHSAYLNAGSQNFGIGMPSGGYNINYIEISSSSNGRVLSSSTLSLEEEINVLTYPNPASNMINLSGLSEKFSSLTLYSIDGKQHGVYSIEGSNGFKLNVQSLQKGVYLLHLKGNDLSKSVRFIKE; from the coding sequence ATGAAACTATTAAAACTATCTTTTTTATTGGGATGTATTTTTATGCTCTCTTTAGTGGGCACATCCTTAAAAACTAATGCACAAGTATCAAGTAATGGATTACTACAAGTAAGTGGTAATAAAGTAGTAAATAGCAGTGGGCAATCTGTAAGTTTTGCAGGTCCAAGTTTATTCTGGTCAAATAATGGCTGGGGTGGTGAAAAATATTATAATGCAGGTGTTGTCAGTTGGGTAAAAAGTGACTGGAATGCAGGTATTATTCGTGCAGCTATGGGTGTAGAAGATGGCGGTGGCTATTTTGATGATCCAAGCGGAAATAAAGCACGTGTTGAAGCGGTTGTTAATGCAGCAATTGCTAATGATATGTATGTTATTATTGACTGGCACTCGCATCATGCAAATGAGCATGATTGGGCTGCAGCTTACAGCTTTTTCGAAGAAATGGCTCAAAAGTATGGTCATTTACCAAACGTAATGTATGAAGTATTCAATGAACCATTACAGGTATCTTGGAGCCAAGGTATTAAGCCTTATGCTGAATCAATGATTTCTGCAATTCGTAAACATGATCCAGATAATATTGTTATTGTAGGTACTCCTACATGGTCTCAAGATGTAGATCAAGCAGCGAACGATCCAATCAATCAAGCAAATATTGCATATACTTTACATTTCTATGCAGGTTCTCATGGTCAAAGTTTAAGAGATAAAGCAAACTATGCATTAAGCAGAGGTCTTGCTCTTTTTGTAACAGAATGGGGTAGTGTAAACGCAAATGGTGACGGTGGTGTTAACTATGGCGAAACAAATGCTTGGGTAAGTTGGATGAAACAAAATGGTATTAGCCATTGTAACTGGTCTATAAACGATAAAGCTGAAGGAGCTTCTGCTCTGTTTCCTGGTGCTTCTAGTAATGGAGGATGGGGTAGCTTAACAGCATCTGGTTCTTTTGCTAAAGAAATAATGCAATCATATACAGGAAATGGAAATGGCGATTCTGGTGGAGATGATGAAATCATTACTGGAAATTGTCAAACAGTAGCTTTACCAGGAACAGTTCAAGCAGAATCATTTTGTAGAGCTCAAGGAGTCCAAACAGAAGCTACTTCTGATAATGGAGGTGGAGAAAATATTGGTTATATCGATGATGGTGACTGGTTAGAATATACAGTTAATGTTCCTTCTGCAGGTACTTATGATGTAGAATTTAGAATTGCTAGTGAAGGAGGGAATAATCAATTCCGCTTAGATCAAAATGAAGGTAATGATATCTTAGTTACCGTAAATGTTCCTTCTACTGGAGGGTGGCAAAATTGGCAAACAGTAAATGCTACTTTAACTTTTAATAGTGCAGGTGAGCAAGCATTCGGTTTATATGCAATTACAGGCGGTTTTAACATCAACTGGGTAAAATTTAGTTCTCAAGATGTTGGATGTACTTCTACTGGTCTTCAAACAATTACACTAACACCTGCTTCATCATCTGTTAGTGTAGGAGAAACAGTACAATTCTCTGCTACTGGTATAGACAACTGTGGTAACGATTTAGCAATTTCTCCTTCTTGGTCATCGAATGCTCCTAATGGTGTGTTTACTGCTAATAATGAAGGTACAGCAACAGTAACAGTTTCTTCAAATGGTGTGTCAGCGTCAGCAACAGTAACTGTAACAAATGGTGATGTAGTAACAGGTGATTACGCAGTATCTTCGAATGGTCGTTTACAGGTAAACGGTAACCGTATAAATAATAGAAATGGGCAATCAGTTAGTTTTGCAGGTAACAGTTTCTTCTGGTCAAATAATGGCTGGGGTGGCGAAAAATATTACAATGCAGATGTTGTAAACTGGTTAAAATCAGATTGGAACTCAACGATTGTTCGTGCTGCAATGGGTGTTGAAGATCCAGGAGGATATTTAGACGATAGAGCAGGAAACAAAGCTAAAGTAGAAACAGTAGTGGACGCTGCAATTGCTGCAGATATGTATGTCATTATTGATTGGCATTCACATCATGCAGAAAATTATACAGGAGATGCTGTTCAGTTTTTTACAGAAATGGCTCAGAAGTATGGAAATAATGATAATGTTATTTATGAAATATATAATGAACCTCTAGGTGTTTCTTGGAGTGGTACTATTAAGCCTTACGCTGAACAAGTAATTAGTGCTATTAGAGCAGTAGACCCAGATAACCTAATCATTGTAGGTACACCAACTTGGTCTCAAGATGTGGATCAAGCTGCAAATGATAGAATTAATGATAATAATGTTGCTTATACAATTCACTTTTATGCTGCAACTCATAAGCAATATTTAAGAGATAAAGCTGCTTATGCATTATCACAAGGTGTTGCTCTTTTTGCAACAGAATGGGGTACTGTTGAAGCAAGTGGTGATGGAGCTGTTGATTCTAATGAAACTTGGGCATGGGTTGACTTTATGAAAGCAAACGGAATTAGTCACTGTAACTGGTCTATAAATGACAAAGCAGAAGGAGCATCAGCATTAAATCCAGGAGCATCAGCTAATGGAGGTTGGTCTAGCTTAACAGCATCTGGTAACTTGACAAAAGAAATAATCAAGTCATATGGAACAATTGATCCATGTACAGATTGTGATCCTTGTACTGACTGTGACCCTGTAGATCCGACAACAATTCGTTTAGAAGCTGAAAACTATACTTTCATGTCTGGTGTTCAAGTGGAGGATTGTTCTGAAGGTGGACAAAACGTAGGTTATTTAGATGCAGGTGATTGGTTAGCATTCCATAATGTTAATATTCCAACGGCTGGTAATTACACAATTTCTTACCGAGTTGCTTCAGCAGTAGGTGGAGGAAAAGTTCAGTTAGAAGGTAATGAAGGTCAAACTGTATTTGGTAGTGTAGATGTACCTAATACAGGTGGATGGCAAAACTGGCAAACAGTATCTCATTCAGCATATTTGAATGCAGGTAGCCAAAACTTTGGTATTGGAATGCCTTCAGGTGGTTACAATATTAATTACATAGAAATTTCTTCATCATCAAACGGTAGAGTATTAAGTTCTTCAACTTTATCTTTAGAAGAAGAAATTAATGTATTGACTTATCCAAATCCAGCTTCTAATATGATTAACCTTTCTGGTTTATCTGAGAAATTCTCATCATTGACTTTATATAGTATTGATGGAAAACAACATGGAGTTTATTCAATTGAAGGATCAAATGGATTTAAATTAAATGTTCAATCTCTTCAAAAAGGAGTTTATTTATTACACTTAAAAGGTAATGATTTATCTAAATCAGTTCGCTTTATTAAAGAGTAA
- a CDS encoding two-component regulator propeller domain-containing protein: MKIFYVLLCLLQLSIFSFSQELQFDHLTEEDGLTYATVTSILQDDKGFMWFASFKGISRYDGYEMKTYYYEKGTNRGPNDNRIASLLQDKKGDIWMGLLNNGLSIFHPETDTFEHFFGGEGDEFMVSSSSVTKIFQDSQNDIWIGSNYGLSIVSEDRSNVRKYYPEEGNKNTVNGKVISDIVEDKWNRVWLATTNRKLCVYNKNNATFSEVEYTNEALANFEDNEHKKLLIYNDTLLFIGSDNGGISEYNLLTGKFNTYLKSGNSKGPSSNSIKDFIQVGNEIWIGTDGAGLDVFNVETKQFRNYTNSLLNQTSISSDVIWTLYKDKQDNIWVGTYLNGVDKYDANKNAFRQISSNPYKANSIPNKPVLAIFEDNKKRTWVGSDWGGLHLRENSEKEYVHYSRKGKVVPNFDNDVVKCISQDRTGNLLVGTYLKGLRIYDFENDKYYNIRKTENNSLIPNNNIWSMLTDSKGVTWLGLLGGGIAIYDPDTKTCKAVSIDIKNRGQFYVYHLYEDRNSNIWASTDGGILMYDRSADKWQTDLFSDLITQDHNFNYVKSVCEDNYKHIWIATGAGLVKYQPESKEFFVFNLENDIPELPILNLIKDNQGDLVITSKKYISKFDVETNSVMSFHTDGNSYNHNTIYKNQKGEIEVGGIKGITVFNPNDLKKNIQPPAIYITGLEIFNKLQLPTDSTSVLRKEVWASDAIELDYDQSVINFNFSAINYTETDRNKYAYMLEGFDTDWVYEDKRRSATYTNLDPGKYKFHVKASNNHGVWNNEGASVTIVVSSPFWETVWFRLLLFTVFIIALYFLQKVRISLLKRRYALEAIKSEREKMKIRNENLVKELDSTKDELASITMNHLHKNQSLQQVKQKLEEVSQGVGSNEQRKIRGIIKDLNKESDDHDYWDKFEHQFNKSHNNFIEKLKETYPDLSKRELRLCAYLKMDLGNQEIATLMNVSLRTLETSRYRIRKKVGLENRKSLTKMITRF; this comes from the coding sequence ATGAAAATATTTTATGTACTACTGTGCTTATTACAATTATCTATTTTTTCATTTTCACAAGAACTACAATTTGATCATTTAACAGAAGAGGACGGCCTAACTTATGCAACAGTTACCTCTATTCTTCAAGACGACAAAGGGTTTATGTGGTTTGCCTCATTTAAAGGGATATCTCGATATGATGGCTATGAAATGAAAACGTATTATTATGAAAAAGGGACCAATAGAGGTCCAAATGACAATCGGATAGCCTCGTTATTACAAGATAAAAAAGGTGATATATGGATGGGGCTCCTAAATAATGGCTTGAGTATCTTTCATCCTGAAACTGACACATTCGAACACTTTTTTGGTGGAGAAGGTGATGAGTTTATGGTATCAAGTTCTTCTGTGACCAAAATTTTTCAAGATAGTCAGAATGATATTTGGATAGGATCAAATTATGGTCTCTCAATTGTTTCTGAAGATAGGAGTAATGTTCGGAAATATTACCCTGAAGAAGGAAATAAGAATACTGTAAATGGAAAGGTAATTTCTGATATTGTTGAAGACAAATGGAATAGAGTTTGGCTCGCTACAACAAATAGGAAGTTATGTGTCTACAATAAGAATAATGCTACATTTTCTGAAGTTGAATATACAAATGAGGCATTAGCAAACTTTGAAGATAATGAACATAAAAAGCTATTGATTTATAATGATACCTTACTTTTTATAGGAAGTGATAATGGAGGTATTTCTGAGTATAATCTACTTACTGGAAAGTTTAATACTTATTTAAAAAGCGGTAATAGTAAAGGTCCAAGTTCAAATAGTATAAAAGATTTTATTCAAGTAGGGAATGAGATTTGGATTGGTACAGATGGTGCAGGATTGGATGTATTTAATGTTGAAACAAAACAATTTAGAAATTACACCAACTCTTTATTAAATCAAACATCTATTTCTTCAGATGTTATTTGGACATTATACAAAGATAAACAAGATAATATTTGGGTAGGAACATACCTTAATGGTGTGGATAAATACGATGCCAATAAAAATGCATTTAGACAAATTAGTAGTAATCCATATAAAGCTAATAGTATTCCAAATAAACCTGTTCTTGCAATTTTTGAAGACAATAAAAAGAGAACATGGGTTGGATCTGATTGGGGAGGACTACACCTTAGAGAAAATAGTGAAAAAGAATATGTTCACTATTCAAGAAAAGGAAAAGTAGTACCCAATTTTGATAATGATGTTGTAAAGTGTATCAGTCAAGATAGGACAGGTAATCTTTTAGTAGGCACCTATCTTAAAGGTTTAAGAATCTATGATTTTGAAAATGATAAGTACTACAATATCAGAAAAACAGAAAATAATAGTCTAATACCAAATAATAATATTTGGTCTATGTTGACAGACAGTAAAGGTGTTACATGGCTTGGTCTGTTAGGTGGAGGTATTGCAATATATGATCCTGATACAAAAACATGTAAAGCTGTTTCAATAGATATTAAGAACCGAGGTCAATTTTATGTTTACCATTTGTATGAAGATAGAAATAGTAATATTTGGGCTAGTACAGATGGCGGAATTTTAATGTATGATAGAAGTGCAGATAAATGGCAAACAGATTTATTCTCAGATTTAATAACACAAGACCATAATTTCAATTATGTAAAATCAGTTTGCGAAGATAATTATAAACATATTTGGATAGCTACTGGAGCAGGGTTAGTAAAATATCAACCAGAAAGTAAAGAGTTTTTTGTGTTTAATTTAGAGAACGATATACCGGAGTTACCTATACTAAATTTAATTAAGGATAATCAAGGTGATTTAGTGATAACATCTAAAAAATACATATCAAAATTTGATGTAGAGACGAATAGTGTAATGAGTTTTCATACAGATGGTAACTCTTATAATCACAATACTATTTATAAGAATCAGAAAGGTGAAATTGAAGTAGGGGGTATAAAGGGAATCACAGTTTTTAATCCAAATGATTTAAAGAAAAATATTCAACCTCCTGCAATTTATATAACAGGACTAGAGATTTTTAATAAGTTACAATTACCGACTGATTCTACCTCTGTACTGCGTAAAGAAGTTTGGGCAAGCGATGCAATAGAATTAGACTATGACCAATCTGTAATTAATTTTAATTTTAGTGCAATCAATTACACCGAAACTGATAGGAATAAATATGCTTACATGTTAGAAGGTTTTGATACAGACTGGGTTTATGAAGATAAACGTAGATCAGCTACGTATACTAATTTAGATCCCGGAAAGTATAAATTTCATGTAAAGGCATCTAATAATCATGGGGTTTGGAATAATGAAGGAGCTTCTGTAACGATAGTAGTTTCATCTCCATTTTGGGAAACAGTTTGGTTTAGGTTGCTCTTATTTACTGTGTTTATTATTGCACTTTATTTTCTCCAAAAAGTAAGAATTTCATTACTAAAAAGACGATATGCTTTAGAAGCAATAAAGTCTGAAAGAGAGAAGATGAAAATAAGAAACGAGAATCTAGTTAAAGAGCTAGACTCTACAAAAGATGAATTAGCATCAATTACGATGAACCATCTTCATAAAAACCAAAGTTTACAGCAAGTTAAACAGAAGCTTGAAGAGGTGTCTCAAGGTGTTGGAAGTAATGAACAACGAAAGATTAGAGGAATTATTAAAGACCTTAATAAAGAAAGTGATGATCATGATTATTGGGATAAATTCGAACATCAGTTTAATAAATCACACAATAATTTTATTGAGAAATTAAAAGAAACCTATCCAGATTTAAGTAAAAGAGAACTTAGGTTGTGTGCTTATTTAAAAATGGATTTAGGAAACCAAGAAATAGCAACTTTAATGAATGTTAGCTTAAGAACATTAGAAACGTCTCGCTACAGGATAAGAAAAAAAGTTGGACTAGAAAATCGAAAATCATTAACCAAAATGATTACTAGATTTTAA
- a CDS encoding MFS transporter: protein MDKQTIKGLKKNPMYIFLLVLSIATALGFQGWRTLFNNFAVDEIGLNGLDIGAIQSFREVPGFLVVTALFFLMFIKEDKFASISIIVMGIGVAITGLFPTFWGLMFTTLIMSIGFHYFETANQSLTLQSFSKVDSPHILARLKSTMAFTNIAIGGVIYGLTFITDYTTIYLLIGVVVVIAGIWAVIQHPIPKDAVVQHKKMIFKSKYWLFYVLNLLSGARRQVFVVFAVLLLVEKYNFTIQEITVLFVVNNIISMYFNPIIARMLNRFGERKMLSFEYISLAIVFIAYATIENRWVVAILYVIDHIFFSFSIGIKTYFQKHADPKDIAPSMAVGFTINHVVAVFLPILGGWIWLRDWTLPFYGGALLCIISLIFTQFMLPTPEEKTV, encoded by the coding sequence TTGGATAAACAGACAATAAAAGGGTTAAAGAAAAACCCAATGTATATATTTTTACTAGTCTTATCTATAGCAACTGCACTTGGTTTTCAGGGGTGGAGAACATTATTTAATAATTTTGCTGTAGATGAAATAGGTTTAAATGGACTAGATATAGGGGCAATTCAGTCTTTTAGAGAGGTTCCAGGTTTTTTAGTAGTAACGGCTTTATTTTTCTTGATGTTTATCAAAGAAGATAAGTTTGCCTCAATATCTATAATTGTAATGGGTATAGGTGTTGCTATAACAGGTCTATTTCCAACATTTTGGGGCTTAATGTTTACAACATTAATAATGTCAATAGGTTTTCATTATTTCGAAACGGCAAATCAATCTTTAACTCTTCAAAGTTTTTCTAAGGTAGATAGTCCACATATCTTAGCAAGATTAAAAAGTACAATGGCTTTTACAAACATAGCTATTGGAGGAGTAATATATGGCCTTACTTTTATAACAGATTATACAACAATTTATCTCTTAATAGGTGTAGTTGTTGTGATTGCAGGTATTTGGGCAGTAATTCAGCACCCGATACCTAAAGATGCAGTAGTACAGCATAAAAAAATGATCTTTAAAAGTAAGTACTGGTTATTCTATGTTTTAAATTTATTGAGTGGTGCAAGAAGACAAGTTTTTGTAGTTTTTGCTGTCTTATTATTAGTAGAGAAATACAATTTTACAATTCAAGAAATTACGGTATTATTTGTTGTAAATAATATCATCTCAATGTATTTTAATCCAATCATTGCACGTATGTTAAACCGCTTTGGAGAACGTAAAATGTTAAGTTTTGAATACATTAGCTTAGCAATTGTTTTTATTGCTTATGCTACAATAGAAAACAGATGGGTAGTTGCAATATTGTATGTGATCGATCATATCTTCTTTAGCTTCTCAATAGGGATAAAAACATATTTTCAAAAACATGCTGACCCAAAAGATATTGCACCTTCTATGGCGGTTGGATTTACTATAAATCATGTAGTAGCTGTATTTTTACCAATTTTAGGTGGGTGGATTTGGCTTAGAGATTGGACCTTACCCTTTTATGGAGGGGCCCTTCTTTGTATAATTTCATTGATATTTACACAGTTTATGTTGCCAACTCCAGAAGAAAAAACAGTATAG
- a CDS encoding thioredoxin family protein, producing the protein MAENQKVAQEYIDNAFIYETYREALDGLLAEDPTIVNYTDSQLVDYTRLNVTRMQRIDKTNRLLDDLRTAGRALNKSVYWLVITEGWCGDAAQSTPIIAAAAQVSPKIDLRFILRDNNVDLMEEFLTNGSRSIPKLVVIDQKTNEVLATWGPRPNELTDLIPEIKKEVGDDKQQFSMKIQRWYNKNKGKAIMKDLQKILEDITE; encoded by the coding sequence ATGGCAGAAAACCAAAAAGTAGCTCAAGAATATATCGATAATGCTTTTATCTATGAAACATATAGAGAAGCCTTAGATGGATTGTTAGCTGAAGACCCTACTATTGTTAATTATACAGATTCTCAATTGGTAGATTATACAAGGTTGAATGTAACAAGAATGCAGCGTATTGATAAAACAAACCGTCTGCTAGATGACTTGAGGACTGCTGGAAGAGCATTGAATAAAAGTGTGTATTGGTTAGTGATAACAGAAGGTTGGTGTGGCGATGCTGCACAAAGTACTCCTATTATTGCTGCTGCTGCACAAGTGTCACCAAAAATAGATTTACGCTTCATTTTAAGAGATAATAATGTAGATCTAATGGAAGAATTTCTAACAAACGGATCGAGATCGATTCCTAAACTTGTTGTAATAGATCAGAAAACAAATGAGGTTTTAGCAACTTGGGGGCCAAGACCAAATGAGCTTACTGACTTAATTCCTGAAATTAAAAAGGAAGTAGGAGATGATAAGCAACAGTTTTCGATGAAAATACAACGTTGGTACAACAAAAATAAAGGAAAAGCTATTATGAAAGATCTTCAGAAAATTCTAGAAGATATTACTGAATAA